Proteins encoded together in one Triticum dicoccoides isolate Atlit2015 ecotype Zavitan chromosome 7B, WEW_v2.0, whole genome shotgun sequence window:
- the LOC119336896 gene encoding dihydroxy-acid dehydratase, chloroplastic-like produces the protein MQSLALTSPALPAAAPTPASGRRLATRVRAAAVSDEPKLNKYSARITEPKSQGASQAVLYGVGLTDADLHKPQVGVSSVWYEGNTCNMHLLQLAEAVRDGIRDAGMVAFRFNTVGVSDAISMGTRGMCYSLQSRDLIADSIETVMGAQHYDANISIPGCDKNMPGTIMAMGRLNRPSIMVYGGTIKPGHFQGNSYDIVSAFQSYGEFVSGSISDEERKNVLRNSCPGAGACGGMYTANTMASAIETMGMSLPYSSSTPAEDPLKLDECRLAGKYLLELLKMDLKPRDIITEKSLRNAMVIIMALGGSTNAVLHLIAIARSVGLQLTLDDFQKVSDQVPFLADLKPSGKYVMEDLHKIGGTPAVIHYLLEQGLLDGDCMTVTGKTLAENAKIFPPLSEGQQIIRRLDNPIKSTGHIQILYGNLAPEGSVAKITGKEGLFFSGPALVFDGEESMITAISENPANFKGKVVVIRGEGPKGGPGMPEMLTPTSAIMGAGLGKECALLTDGRFSGGSHGFVVGHVCPEAQEGGPIGLVENGDTITIDVGKKVIDVDLTEDQLEQRRRKWSPPPHKVTSGALWKYIKLVSSASSGCVTDE, from the exons ATGCAGTCCCTGGCGCTCACATCCCCCgctctccccgccgccgcccccacccccgcctccggccgccgcctcgccacgcgcgtccgcgccgccgccgtctccgaCGAGCCCAAGCTCAATAAGTACAGCGCGCGCATCACGGAGCCCAAGTCGCAGGGGGCGTCGCAGGCCGTGCTCTACGGCGTCGGCCTCACCGATGCCGACCTCCACAAGCCGCAGGTCGGGGTCTCCTCCGTCTGGTACGAGGGGAACACCTGCAACATGCACCTGCTCCAGCTCGCCGAGGCCGTGCGCGACGGAATCCGCGACGCCGGCATGGTCGCCTTCCGCTTCAACACCGTCGGGGTCAGCGACGCCATCTCCATGGGTACCAGGGGCATGTGCTACAGCCTCCAGTCGCGCGACCTCATCGCCGACAGCATAGAAACCGTCATGGGGGCGCAGCACTACGACGCCAATATCTCAATCCCTGGGTGCGATAAGAAC ATGCCAGGTACAATAATGGCAATGGGACGGCTAAATCGACCAAGTATCATGGTTTATGGTGGAACCATTAAG CCTGGGCACTTTCAGGGCAATTCATATGACATAGTATCTGCATTTCAG AGCTATGGAGAATTTGTTAGTGGATCAATCAGCGACGAGGAAAGAAAGAATGTGCTCCGCAACTCATGCCCAGGAGCAGGTGCTTGTGGCGGTATGTACACAGCAAACACAATGGCATCTGCTATTGAGACAATGGGCATGAGCCTTCCATACAG CTCTTCAACCCCTGCTGAAGACCCATTAAAGTTAGACGAATGCCGTCTTGCTGGGAAGTATCTCCTAGAATTGTTAAAGATGGATTTGAAGCCTAGAGACATTATAACTGAGAAGTCATTGCGGAACGCAATGGTTATTATCATGGCACTTGGTGGGTCTACTAATGCTGTACTGCATTTGATTGCTATTGCCAG GTCTGTGGGTTTGCAATTAACTCTTGATGATTTCCAGAAGGTCAGCGACCAAGTTCCTTTTCTTGCAGATCTTAAGCCTAGTGGAAAGTATGTCATGGAGGATCTGCATAAG ATTGGTGGAACACCTGCAGTAATTCATTATCTCTTGGAACAAGGTCTTCTCGATGGGGATTGTATGACTG TCACTGGAAAAACTCTAGCGGAAAATGCTAAAATATTCCCACCTTTATCGGAAGGACAG CAAATAATACGACGGCTCGACAATCCTATCAAATCGACTGGGCATATACAGATACTTTATGGCAATCTTGCACCAGAAGGTTCAGTAGCAAAAATAACCGGCAAGGAGGGACTGTTTTTCTCAG GTCCTGCACTAGTTTTTGACGGTGAAGAATCAATGATTACAGCTATATCAGAAAACCCAGCAAATTTCAAG GGAAAGGTTGTAGTGATCCGAGGAGAAGGACCAAAAGGAGGTCCCGGGATGCCTGAAATGTTGACTCCAACAAGTGCAATAATGGGGGCTGGTCTTGGGAAG GAGTGTGCCCTGCTGACAGATGGTAGATTTTCTGGGGGGTCGCATGGATTTGTTGTGGGCCACGTATGTCCTGAAGCACAG GAAGGAGGCCCAATTGGTCTTGTTGAGAATGGCGATACAATCACGATCGACGTCGGGAAGAAAGTAATTGATGTTGATTTGACGGAAGACCAGCTTGAACAAAGGCGAAGGAAATGGAGCCCGCCTCCACACAAGGTTACTAGTGGAGCACTTTGGAAG TACATAAAGCTCGTGTCTTCAGCCTCAAGTGGGTGCGTCACCGACGAATAG